The DNA sequence CTCGGTGTAGCGGCTGGCGGCGGGATTGTCGCCGTCGATATTGCCAAAGTTGCCCTGCCCGTCCACCAGCGGGTAACGCACGTTGAAATCCTGGGCGAGACGCGCCATCGCGTCATAGATCGCGGCATCCCCGTGCGGGTGGTAGTTGCCCATCACGTCGCCCGAGATCTTGGCCGACTTGCGGAAACCGCCGGTCGAGGACAACCGCAATTCGCGCATCGCAAAAAGGATGCGGCGGTGCACCGGTTTCAGGCCATCACGGGCATCGGGCAGCGCCCGGTGCATGATCGTGCTGAGCGCGTAGGTGAGATACCTGTCGCCCAGCGCGCGGCGCAGCGGTTCGGACATGTTGTGCGGGTCCGCTGGGGGAGGATCGGTAACATCAGACATGGAGGACTTTCTATCCAAGCGCCGCTTGTCCGGCAAGCGTACGAATGCCGCTGGCTTCTTATTTTCAGCGGTTCAGTAACCCGACGGATATTATGGGTAGCGTGGGTTTATTTTTCGGGTATGGAACCAAACGGTGCGGGAACTGTGTTAGTATCCTGACACGCGTACATTGGGGGATGTCATGAAACGCTTTATCCTGCTGAGCTTCGGTTTTCTGGGCTGGGCCTTTTATGAAATGAGCGGCGGCCCGGATTTCGAACCGCGCAGCGCGCAGATCGCCAGTATGGCCTCCGCAGCGCAGCCGCAGGAGCGGTCACAGCCGACCGTGATCACAAACATCGAAAGCGACGCGTCGGCACCCACGCGCAGTGCCTTCGTCGATACCGACCCGCCTTTCGACGATTCCGCCGACAGCGACGTCGTGACACGCGTCTCTTTGAACCTGACGACGCTGACCGATGTGCCGAACAAAACAGAGGCCGCAGAGCGGAAGATTACGCCGGCGGTCGCAAAAGTATCCGTGAATAACACCGGTGTGCCGCAGAATGCGGGCGTGCTGACCGCCAGCGCCGACACCCCGGCCATCATCCCAAGCCTGATCGACCCGAACGATGGTGTGAACATGGCGACCTCCGCCGCGACGGGTGGAGATGTGCGGATTGTATCGGGCAGTCGCGTAAATGTGCGCGGCGGGCCGGGTACGGATCACGGCGTGGTGGCAAAACTCACCGAAGGCGACGAGGTGCGCGTCCTGCTCGACAACGGCAACGGCTGGGTCAAGATGCAGCCGCTCGATGGCAGCCCGGAGGGCTGGATGGCCGATTGGTTGCTGACCGGCGGCTGAGCCCGCCTTGCCAAAGCCTGCAGGGCACGCGATGAAGGGTCTCCAGTGCGGGGGCCCTTTTCATGTCGACA is a window from the Sulfitobacter sp. THAF37 genome containing:
- a CDS encoding SH3 domain-containing protein → MKRFILLSFGFLGWAFYEMSGGPDFEPRSAQIASMASAAQPQERSQPTVITNIESDASAPTRSAFVDTDPPFDDSADSDVVTRVSLNLTTLTDVPNKTEAAERKITPAVAKVSVNNTGVPQNAGVLTASADTPAIIPSLIDPNDGVNMATSAATGGDVRIVSGSRVNVRGGPGTDHGVVAKLTEGDEVRVLLDNGNGWVKMQPLDGSPEGWMADWLLTGG